A single Argentina anserina chromosome 7, drPotAnse1.1, whole genome shotgun sequence DNA region contains:
- the LOC126803740 gene encoding LOB domain-containing protein 29-like, producing MLLAPNSSSSSSSTSSTRLGSSCGACKFLRRKCTSECVFAPYFCYDQAATHFAAVHKVFGASNVSKLLLHLPVQHRCDAALTMSYEALARMRDPIYGCVSQIFALQQQVAYLQEEIETLLQSQMVNLAYGNSCGNSEANGNSNTLSGFQVLPQQYDIAVDRQKFQSQPETPVLLPQAGVGSTNQGFSSHEMDIQMPPLHEWEELNIFADHCMQDPLERYLEGINQVNLGHNPWLNDPSFSWN from the exons ATGCTGCTGGCCCCAAATTCGTCTTCTTCAAGCTCATCAACTTCGTCTACAA GACTGGGTTCTTCATGTGGAGCATGCAAGTTTCTGAGGAGAAAATGCACAAGTGAATGTGTGTTTGCTCCTTACTTCTGCTATGACCAAGCTGCAACCCATTTTGCAGCTGTGCACAAAGTGTTTGGTGCAAGCAATGTGTCGAAGCTACTGCTACACTTACCAGTACAACATCGATGTGATGCTGCTCTCACCATGTCTTATGAAGCATTAGCTCGTATGCGTGATCCGATATATGGATGCGTTTCACAAATCTTTGCACTCCAACAGCAG GTTGCATACTTACAGGAGGAGATTGAAACTCTTCTACAGAGCCAAATGGTTAACTTGGCATATGGGAACTCTTGTGGAAATTCTGAAGCAAATGGTAACTCCAACACTTTGAGTGGGTTTCAAGTCCTTCCACAGCAATATGACATCGCTGTTGATAGACAGAAGTTTCAGAGCCAACCAGAAACACCAGTTCTACTTCCGCAAGCAGGAGTGGGGAGTACCAACCAAGGCTTTAGTAGTCATGAGATGGATATTCAGATGCCTCCCTTACATGAATGGGAAGAACTCAATATCTTCGCTGATCACTGCATGCAAGATCCTTTAGAAAGATATCTTGAAGGTATTAACCAAGTGAACTTGGGACATAATCCATGGTTGAATGACCCTTCCTTCTCCTGGAACTGA